The DNA region TTCCGGGTTCGCTCCTCCCGATCTCTCTGCCAGCCCTGTCGTTCCCTTTTGCTGGTGGATCAGCGAGCGGCCCGCAAAAGCTGGGAGGAACGCTACCGGGTCGTCCTTCAGCGGCTCGGGCGGGTGCGCGAAAGAATCCGCACGTTTCTTTCCGAGGAGCGGGGTCGGTTCCGCTCCTGGATAGGAAGGCGCTTCCCCGGGCTGGCTCGGGAAATCGAGCAGGCGGAACGGAACCTGCACGCTCTGCGGCAACTCGTCTTCGAAGTCGAGTCATTAAGCTGGCTTAAAGGACATGGACTCGCCTTTGCCTACCGCAAGATTTTGGAGAAGCACTCCGCCGGGCGATCGGCGCGGAAGGCCGAGCCCATGAGGGATCCGCGGGAGGAGTCCCCCGACCCGGGCCTCCGGGATGCGGGGCAGGCCGAGGAAAGGAGGCGGCGGCTGAAAAAAGCCTATCGAACCCTGGCCAGAAGGCTCCATCCGGACCTCAACAGCGACGGAGACGGGAGACGCATCGAGCGGTGGAGAGCCGTCCAGCTCGCCTATCAGTCGGGCGATTTGGCGCTCTTGGAGGCCTTTTGCCTGGAAGACGACCACACCTTCATCCAAGACGAACCCCTTTCCCGGCTGGCGGAACGGGTGTCCCAGGAGCGGAAGACGCTGGCCCGGTACCTGCGCAAGCTCCGGAGCTATCGAAAGGATCCGGCGTGGGGCTGTCGGAAAGGTAGCTGGGAATCGACCGTAGGCCCGAAGGTGGAGGGCTGGCTGCGGGCGCGCTTGGCCGAGATGAGAAAGGAGACGCGCGAACTCAAGAACCGCATCCGGCAATGGCAGCAGGAGTCAGAGCGGATGTTCGCCCGCGGAGTCAAGCCGTGAACGAGCACGGATCGCGGACCTGGACGGAGAAGGAGCGCCCCTCCCCGACGGCGAGCCGGCCGCCGCAGGATGCCAAAAAGCGGTTGCGGATCGCCCTGCTGCTCTCTTCGCTCTGGTCGATTCTTCTGGCGGTTTTCGCCTACGAAGGATTCTTTTCCGATTGGGAGGACACGATCGCCCGCAAGCAAGACCTTTTCCCTTCCGAGTCGAAGAGCAGCCAGTTCGCCCTCATCGTCATCGACCATATTCCGGCGGACCGTCCTTGGCCTTGGCCCCGCCTCGAGTACGCCCTTTGTCTCCGGGGTCTGCTCGCGCAATTGCCCCAAAGCGTGGTCTTCGAAGTCCTCCTTAGCGAAAAGGGGACGAAAATGAGCTCCTTCGATCAGACTTTCGCCTCCCTCATCCGACGCATCAATCGTGTCTGTTTTGCCGCTGATGCTCTTCTGGCCGAGCAGCAGGGCGAGCCGCTCCCCGCAGGGGCGACACGCCTTCGAGGATTGCCGAACATCGATTATCTGACCGAATACCGCTCCGTCATCTGGCCGGGAGCGACGTTCGTCGGCGACTGCCCGGTGGGACTGGCCAATCTCGAAATCCCCTCCGGGGAAGTCCGCTCGCTCCCGCTTGTATTTCGGATCCAGGACGCGCTGGTCCCTTCGCTCTCCCTGCAAGCCGCCGC from Methylacidimicrobium sp. AP8 includes:
- a CDS encoding J domain-containing protein, coding for MDQRAARKSWEERYRVVLQRLGRVRERIRTFLSEERGRFRSWIGRRFPGLAREIEQAERNLHALRQLVFEVESLSWLKGHGLAFAYRKILEKHSAGRSARKAEPMRDPREESPDPGLRDAGQAEERRRRLKKAYRTLARRLHPDLNSDGDGRRIERWRAVQLAYQSGDLALLEAFCLEDDHTFIQDEPLSRLAERVSQERKTLARYLRKLRSYRKDPAWGCRKGSWESTVGPKVEGWLRARLAEMRKETRELKNRIRQWQQESERMFARGVKP